A genomic window from Aquabacterium sp. OR-4 includes:
- a CDS encoding porin family protein: MHIQRIIAAATLGLAAMAGAQAADLYAFGSVGISDWKIDETPGLNLDRKGTGFKLGVGSLLMPNLAVEGGYVNLGKAKLSGDGGRGSVKGGGVFVDAVGVLPLSSDFSAFAKLGIFHGKAKGEAESYPSGESDGVRVSERDSGTDIKFGFGVGWSLSKSVQLRAEWERFRFKLSGDQGDVDLLSLGVSYSF; encoded by the coding sequence ATGCACATTCAACGAATCATCGCCGCGGCCACGCTGGGCCTGGCCGCCATGGCCGGCGCACAGGCCGCCGATCTGTATGCCTTCGGCTCGGTCGGCATCTCGGACTGGAAGATCGACGAGACCCCCGGCCTCAACCTCGACCGCAAGGGCACCGGCTTCAAGCTCGGCGTCGGCAGCCTGCTGATGCCCAACCTGGCGGTGGAAGGCGGCTACGTCAACCTGGGCAAGGCCAAGCTCAGCGGCGACGGTGGCCGCGGCAGCGTCAAGGGCGGTGGCGTGTTCGTCGACGCCGTCGGCGTGCTGCCCTTGTCCAGCGACTTCTCGGCCTTTGCCAAGCTGGGCATCTTCCATGGCAAGGCCAAGGGCGAGGCCGAGTCCTACCCCAGCGGCGAGTCGGACGGCGTGCGGGTCAGCGAGCGCGACAGCGGCACCGACATCAAGTTCGGCTTTGGCGTGGGCTGGTCGCTCAGCAAGTCGGTGCAGCTGCGCGCCGAGTGGGAGCGCTTCCGCTTCAAGCTGAGCGGCGACCAGGGCGACGTCGACCTGCTGTCGCTGGGCGTCAGCTACTCTTTCTGA
- the mlaD gene encoding outer membrane lipid asymmetry maintenance protein MlaD has product MAKRNLEILVGLFVVLGLGALVFVALKAANLASFSSGDTYTLQARFDNIGGLKARAPVRSAGVVVGRVLSITLDAKTYQGVVTLAVNRGVEFPKDSSAKILTAGLLGDQYIGLEAGGDTANLVQGDLIKQTQSAVVLENLIGQFLFSKAADAGSGADAGAKK; this is encoded by the coding sequence ATGGCAAAACGCAATCTCGAAATCCTGGTCGGCCTGTTCGTGGTGCTCGGTCTGGGCGCCCTGGTGTTCGTGGCCCTGAAGGCCGCCAACCTGGCCAGCTTCTCCAGCGGCGACACCTACACGCTGCAGGCCCGCTTCGACAACATCGGCGGCCTCAAGGCCCGTGCGCCAGTGCGTTCGGCCGGTGTGGTGGTGGGCCGCGTGCTGTCGATCACCCTCGATGCCAAGACCTACCAGGGCGTGGTCACGCTGGCGGTCAACCGCGGCGTCGAGTTTCCGAAGGACAGCTCGGCCAAGATCCTCACCGCCGGCCTGCTGGGCGACCAGTACATCGGCCTGGAGGCCGGTGGCGACACCGCCAACCTGGTGCAGGGCGACCTCATCAAGCAGACCCAGTCGGCGGTGGTGCTCGAGAACCTGATCGGCCAGTTCCTGTTCAGCAAGGCGGCCGATGCCGGCTCGGGCGCCGATGCGGGGGCCAAGAAATGA
- a CDS encoding glutamate synthase-related protein gives MTSAAEIDALAQAGLYDPANEKDACGVGFVAHIKGQRAHHIVQQGLKILENLDHRGAVGADKLMGDGAGILIQIPDEFYRAEMAAQGIVLPPPGEYGVGMIFLPKEHASRLACEQELVRAVKAEGQVLLGWRDVPIDLEMPMSPMVRAKEPVIRQIFIGRGPDVIVPDALERKLYVIRKTASAAIQRLKLTHSREYYVPSMSCRTIIYKGLLLADQVGVYFKDLADERVVSALALVHQRFSTNTFPEWPLAHPYRMVAHNGEINTVKGNFNWMRAREGVMKSPVLGDDLSKLYPISFEGQSDTATFDNALELLTMSGYPLAHAAMMMIPEAWENHELMDTRRRAFYEYHAAMIEPWDGPAAMVFTDGKQIGATLDRNGLRPARYIVTNDDLVVMASESGVLPIPENRIVKKWRLQPGKMFLIDLEQGRIIDDEELKAQYASARPYRQWIEQVRVRLDSLEVTAGPAADFAEPLLDRQQAFGYTQEDIKFLLAPMAAAGEEAIGSMGNDSPLAVLSDKNKPLYNYFKQLFAQVTNPPIDPIREAIVMSLNSFIGPRPNLLDINAVNPPMRLEVAQPILDFDDMARLRAIAERTGGKFKSYELDITYPLAWGHEGVEAKLASLCAEAVDALGSGHNIIIITDRRMGREQVAIPALLALSAVHHHLVRAGLRTTVGLVVETGSAREVHHFAVLAGYGAEAVHPYLAMETLAAMHAELPGQLSAEKAIYNYVKAIGKGLSKIMSKMGVSTYMSYCGAQLFEAIGLQKDFVQKFFRGTSTQVGGIGVFEVAEEALRTHRAAFSSDPVLATMLEAGGEYAWRSRGEEHMWTPDAIAKLQHSTRAGKFETYKEYAQIINDQSKRHLTLRGLFEFKVDPSKAIPVEEVESAADIVKRFATGAMSLGSISTEAHSTLALAMNRIGGKSNTGEGGEDPARYRNELKGIKITQGTKVSDVIGSKVIESDYEMRDGDSLRSKIKQVASGRFGVTTEYLVSADQIQIKMAQGAKPGEGGQLPGGKVSEYIGFLRYSVPGVGLISPPPHHDIYSIEDLAQLIHDLKNVNPKADISVKLVSEVGVGTIAAGVTKCKADHIVIAGHDGGTGASPWSSIKHAGSPWELGLAETQQTLVLNRLRGRVRVQADGQMKTGRDVVIGALLGADEFGFATAPLVVEGCIMMRKCHLNTCPVGVATQDPVLRAKFSGKPEHVVNFFFFIAEEARQIMAQLGIRRFDDLIGRADLLDTRKAISHWKARGLDFSKVFHMPAVPAEVPRFHVDAQDHGLGRALDQQLIEKCQPAILRGEKVQFMQDTRNVNRSVGAMLSGELIRHRPEGLPDHTIFMQMEGTGGQSFGAFLAPGITQYLIGDANDYTGKGLSGGRVVVRPSIDFRGDASKNIIIGNTALFGATSGEAFFRGVAGERFAVRLSGATTVVEGTGDHGCEYMTGGTAVVLGKTGRNFAAGMSGGIAYVYDEDGQFAKRCNTAQVALEKVLPKLEQETAVPRPVWHRDQADEDLLKSLIEQHHSWTGSLRARDILDDWENSRARFVKVFPTEYKRALGEIHAAKAKDETIAKARDKGEPKSKAAKAPAGK, from the coding sequence ATGACCAGCGCCGCCGAAATCGACGCGCTGGCCCAGGCCGGCCTGTACGACCCCGCCAACGAGAAAGACGCCTGTGGCGTCGGCTTCGTGGCCCACATCAAGGGTCAGCGCGCGCACCACATCGTGCAGCAGGGTCTGAAGATCCTCGAGAACCTCGACCACCGCGGCGCGGTGGGCGCCGACAAGCTGATGGGCGACGGCGCCGGCATCCTGATCCAGATCCCGGACGAGTTCTACCGCGCCGAGATGGCCGCCCAGGGCATCGTGCTGCCGCCCCCGGGCGAGTACGGCGTGGGCATGATCTTCCTGCCCAAGGAGCACGCCAGCCGCCTGGCCTGCGAGCAGGAGCTGGTGCGCGCGGTCAAGGCCGAGGGCCAGGTGCTGCTGGGCTGGCGCGACGTGCCCATCGACCTCGAGATGCCGATGTCGCCCATGGTGCGCGCCAAGGAGCCGGTGATCCGCCAGATCTTCATCGGCCGCGGCCCCGATGTGATCGTGCCCGATGCGCTGGAGCGCAAGCTCTACGTCATCCGCAAGACCGCCTCGGCCGCCATCCAGCGCCTGAAGCTGACGCACAGCCGCGAGTACTACGTGCCCAGCATGAGCTGCCGCACCATCATCTACAAGGGCCTGCTGCTGGCCGACCAGGTGGGCGTGTACTTCAAGGACCTGGCCGACGAGCGCGTGGTCTCGGCCCTGGCCCTGGTGCACCAGCGCTTTTCCACCAACACCTTCCCCGAGTGGCCGCTGGCCCACCCGTACCGCATGGTCGCGCACAACGGCGAGATCAACACGGTCAAGGGCAACTTCAACTGGATGCGCGCCCGTGAAGGCGTGATGAAGAGCCCGGTGCTGGGCGACGACCTGAGCAAGCTCTACCCGATCAGCTTCGAGGGCCAGAGCGACACCGCCACCTTCGACAACGCGCTCGAGCTGCTCACCATGAGCGGCTACCCGCTGGCCCACGCGGCCATGATGATGATCCCCGAGGCCTGGGAGAACCACGAGCTGATGGACACCCGTCGCCGTGCGTTCTACGAGTACCACGCCGCGATGATCGAGCCCTGGGACGGCCCGGCCGCGATGGTCTTCACCGACGGCAAGCAGATCGGCGCCACGCTCGACCGCAACGGCCTGCGCCCGGCCCGCTACATCGTCACCAACGACGACCTGGTGGTGATGGCCTCCGAGAGCGGCGTGCTGCCCATCCCCGAAAACCGCATCGTCAAGAAGTGGCGCCTGCAGCCCGGCAAGATGTTCCTGATCGACCTGGAGCAGGGCCGCATCATCGACGACGAGGAGCTCAAGGCCCAGTACGCCAGCGCGCGCCCCTACCGCCAGTGGATCGAGCAGGTGCGCGTGCGCCTCGACTCGCTGGAGGTCACCGCCGGCCCGGCGGCTGATTTCGCCGAGCCGCTGCTCGACCGCCAGCAGGCCTTCGGCTACACCCAGGAAGACATCAAGTTCCTGCTGGCCCCGATGGCCGCGGCCGGCGAGGAAGCCATCGGCTCGATGGGCAACGACAGCCCGCTGGCCGTGCTGAGCGACAAGAACAAGCCGCTCTACAACTACTTCAAGCAGCTGTTCGCCCAGGTCACGAACCCGCCGATCGACCCGATCCGCGAGGCCATCGTGATGAGCCTGAACAGCTTCATCGGCCCGCGCCCCAACCTGCTGGACATCAATGCGGTGAACCCGCCGATGCGCCTGGAGGTGGCCCAGCCCATCCTCGACTTCGACGACATGGCGCGCCTGCGCGCCATCGCCGAGCGCACCGGCGGCAAGTTCAAGAGCTACGAGCTCGACATCACCTACCCGCTGGCCTGGGGCCACGAAGGCGTCGAGGCCAAGCTGGCCAGCCTGTGTGCCGAGGCGGTGGACGCGCTCGGCTCGGGCCACAACATCATCATCATCACCGACCGCCGCATGGGCCGCGAGCAGGTGGCCATTCCGGCCCTGCTGGCGCTCAGCGCGGTGCACCACCATCTGGTGCGTGCCGGCCTGCGCACCACCGTGGGCCTGGTGGTCGAAACCGGTTCGGCGCGCGAGGTGCATCACTTCGCGGTGCTGGCCGGCTACGGCGCCGAGGCCGTGCACCCCTACTTGGCGATGGAAACCCTGGCGGCCATGCATGCCGAGCTGCCGGGCCAGCTGTCGGCCGAGAAGGCGATCTACAACTACGTCAAGGCCATCGGCAAGGGCCTGTCGAAGATCATGTCCAAGATGGGCGTGTCGACCTACATGTCGTACTGCGGCGCCCAGCTGTTCGAGGCCATCGGCCTGCAGAAGGACTTCGTGCAGAAGTTCTTCCGCGGCACCTCCACCCAGGTGGGCGGCATCGGCGTGTTCGAGGTGGCCGAGGAGGCGCTGCGCACCCACCGCGCCGCCTTCAGCAGCGACCCGGTGCTGGCCACCATGCTCGAGGCCGGCGGCGAGTACGCCTGGCGCTCGCGCGGCGAAGAGCACATGTGGACGCCCGACGCCATTGCCAAGCTGCAGCACAGCACGCGCGCCGGCAAGTTCGAGACCTACAAGGAATACGCCCAGATCATCAACGACCAGAGCAAGCGCCACCTGACGCTGCGCGGTCTGTTCGAGTTCAAGGTCGATCCCAGCAAGGCCATCCCGGTGGAAGAGGTCGAGTCGGCGGCCGACATCGTCAAGCGCTTCGCCACTGGCGCGATGAGCCTGGGCTCGATCTCGACCGAGGCGCACAGCACGCTGGCCCTGGCCATGAACCGCATCGGCGGCAAGAGCAACACCGGCGAAGGTGGCGAAGACCCGGCGCGCTACCGCAACGAGCTCAAGGGCATCAAGATCACGCAGGGCACCAAGGTGTCCGACGTGATCGGCAGCAAGGTCATCGAGTCCGACTACGAGATGCGCGACGGCGACAGCCTGCGCTCCAAGATCAAGCAGGTGGCCTCGGGCCGCTTCGGTGTGACCACCGAGTACCTGGTCTCGGCCGACCAGATCCAGATCAAGATGGCCCAAGGCGCCAAGCCCGGCGAGGGCGGCCAGCTGCCCGGCGGCAAGGTCAGCGAGTACATCGGCTTCCTGCGCTACAGCGTGCCCGGCGTGGGCCTGATCTCGCCGCCGCCGCACCACGACATCTACTCGATCGAGGATCTGGCCCAGCTGATCCACGACCTGAAGAACGTCAACCCCAAGGCCGACATCAGCGTCAAGCTGGTGTCCGAGGTGGGCGTGGGCACCATCGCCGCCGGCGTCACCAAGTGCAAGGCCGACCACATCGTGATCGCCGGCCACGACGGCGGCACCGGTGCCTCGCCCTGGAGCTCGATCAAGCACGCCGGCTCGCCCTGGGAGCTGGGCCTGGCCGAGACCCAGCAGACCCTGGTGCTCAACCGCCTGCGCGGCCGCGTGCGGGTGCAGGCCGACGGCCAGATGAAGACCGGCCGCGACGTGGTCATCGGCGCGCTGCTGGGCGCCGATGAGTTCGGCTTCGCCACCGCGCCGCTGGTGGTCGAGGGCTGCATCATGATGCGCAAATGCCACCTCAACACCTGCCCGGTGGGTGTGGCCACGCAAGACCCGGTGCTGCGCGCCAAGTTCTCGGGCAAGCCCGAGCACGTGGTGAACTTCTTCTTCTTCATCGCCGAAGAAGCGCGCCAGATCATGGCCCAGCTGGGCATCCGCCGCTTCGACGACCTGATCGGCCGTGCCGACCTGCTCGACACGCGCAAGGCCATCAGCCACTGGAAGGCCCGCGGTCTCGACTTCTCCAAGGTCTTCCACATGCCGGCCGTGCCGGCCGAGGTGCCGCGCTTCCACGTCGATGCGCAAGACCACGGCCTGGGCCGGGCGCTCGACCAGCAGCTGATCGAGAAGTGCCAGCCCGCCATCCTGCGTGGCGAGAAGGTGCAGTTCATGCAGGACACGCGCAACGTCAACCGCTCGGTGGGCGCCATGCTGTCGGGCGAGCTGATCCGCCATCGCCCCGAAGGCCTGCCCGACCACACCATCTTCATGCAGATGGAGGGCACCGGCGGCCAGAGCTTCGGCGCCTTCCTGGCCCCGGGCATCACGCAGTACCTGATCGGTGACGCGAACGACTACACCGGCAAGGGCCTCAGCGGCGGCCGCGTGGTGGTGCGCCCGAGCATCGACTTCCGCGGCGACGCCAGCAAGAACATCATCATCGGCAACACCGCGCTGTTTGGTGCCACCAGCGGCGAGGCCTTCTTCCGCGGCGTGGCCGGCGAGCGCTTCGCGGTGCGCCTGTCGGGCGCCACCACGGTGGTCGAGGGCACGGGCGACCACGGCTGCGAGTACATGACCGGCGGCACCGCCGTGGTGCTGGGCAAGACCGGCCGCAACTTTGCCGCCGGCATGAGCGGCGGCATCGCCTACGTCTATGACGAAGACGGCCAGTTCGCCAAGCGCTGCAACACCGCCCAGGTGGCCCTCGAGAAGGTGCTGCCCAAGCTCGAGCAGGAGACCGCCGTGCCGCGCCCCGTGTGGCACCGCGACCAGGCCGACGAGGACCTGCTGAAGTCGCTGATCGAGCAGCACCACAGCTGGACCGGATCGCTGCGCGCCCGCGACATCCTCGACGACTGGGAGAACAGCCGCGCCCGCTTCGTCAAGGTGTTCCCCACCGAGTACAAGCGCGCGCTGGGCGAGATCCACGCCGCCAAGGCCAAGGACGAGACCATCGCCAAGGCCAGGGACAAGGGCGAACCCAAGTCCAAGGCCGCCAAGGCACCGGCCGGCAAGTAA
- a CDS encoding glutamate synthase subunit beta: protein MGKVTGFLEYERIEEGYEPVAARLKGYKEFVIALSPEQAKLQGARCMDCGTPFCNSGCPINNIIPDFNDLVYRGDWAEAITTLHSTNNFPEFTGRICPAPCEAACVANINGDAIGIKSIEHAIIDRAWSEGWVKPQPAARKTGKKVAVVGSGPAGLAAAQQLARAGHDVTVFEKNSRIGGLLRYGIPDFKLDKGHIDRRVAQMEAEGVVFKTGVLVGAMPADGAGAKVTNDAKTTVSAAELKAQFDAVLLAGGSEQSRDLPVPGRDLDGVHFAMEFLPQQNKVVAGDKLKAQLRAEGKHVIVIGGGDTGSDCVGTSNRHGAASVTQFEVMPMPPEQENKPMVWPYWPIKLRTSSSHDEGCQREFAISTKEFVGSKGRITGLKTAEVRFEGGKLVEVPGTEKEWKADLVLLAMGFTNPLASVLQAFGVDKDGRGNAKAGTDDLGGYQTSAEQVFVAGDMRRGQSLVVWAIREGRQAAREVDRFLMGETTLPR from the coding sequence ATGGGAAAAGTCACCGGCTTCCTGGAATACGAACGCATCGAAGAGGGCTACGAGCCCGTGGCCGCGCGGCTCAAGGGCTACAAGGAATTCGTCATTGCGCTGAGCCCCGAGCAGGCCAAGCTGCAGGGCGCGCGCTGCATGGATTGCGGCACGCCCTTCTGCAACAGCGGCTGCCCGATCAACAACATCATCCCGGACTTCAACGACCTGGTGTACCGCGGTGACTGGGCCGAGGCCATCACCACGCTGCACAGCACCAACAACTTCCCCGAGTTCACCGGCCGCATCTGCCCCGCGCCGTGCGAGGCGGCCTGCGTGGCCAACATCAATGGCGACGCCATCGGCATCAAGTCGATCGAGCACGCCATCATCGACCGCGCCTGGTCCGAGGGCTGGGTCAAGCCGCAACCCGCCGCGCGCAAGACCGGCAAGAAGGTGGCCGTGGTCGGCTCGGGCCCGGCCGGCCTGGCGGCGGCGCAGCAGCTGGCGCGTGCCGGCCACGACGTGACGGTGTTCGAGAAGAACAGCCGCATCGGTGGCCTGCTGCGCTACGGCATCCCCGACTTCAAGCTCGACAAGGGCCACATCGACCGCCGCGTGGCGCAGATGGAAGCCGAGGGTGTGGTCTTCAAGACCGGTGTGCTGGTGGGCGCGATGCCCGCCGATGGCGCCGGGGCCAAGGTCACCAACGATGCCAAGACCACGGTCAGCGCCGCCGAGCTGAAGGCCCAGTTCGACGCCGTGCTGCTGGCCGGCGGCTCGGAGCAGAGCCGCGACCTGCCGGTGCCTGGCCGCGACCTGGACGGCGTGCACTTCGCCATGGAGTTCCTGCCGCAGCAAAACAAGGTGGTGGCCGGCGACAAGCTCAAGGCCCAGCTGCGCGCCGAGGGCAAGCACGTGATCGTGATCGGCGGTGGCGACACCGGCAGCGATTGCGTGGGCACCAGCAACCGCCATGGCGCCGCCAGCGTCACCCAGTTCGAGGTGATGCCCATGCCGCCCGAGCAGGAGAACAAGCCGATGGTCTGGCCCTACTGGCCGATCAAGCTGCGCACCAGCTCCAGCCACGACGAAGGCTGCCAGCGCGAGTTCGCGATCTCCACCAAGGAGTTCGTCGGCAGCAAGGGCCGCATCACCGGCCTGAAGACCGCCGAGGTGCGCTTCGAGGGCGGCAAGCTGGTCGAGGTGCCGGGCACCGAGAAGGAATGGAAGGCCGATCTGGTGCTGCTGGCGATGGGCTTCACCAACCCGCTGGCCAGCGTGCTCCAGGCCTTCGGTGTCGACAAGGACGGCCGCGGCAACGCCAAGGCCGGCACCGACGACCTGGGTGGCTACCAGACCAGCGCCGAGCAGGTGTTCGTGGCCGGCGACATGCGCCGCGGCCAGAGCCTGGTGGTGTGGGCCATCCGCGAAGGCCGCCAGGCTGCGCGCGAGGTCGACCGCTTCCTGATGGGCGAGACCACGCTGCCGCGCTGA
- the mlaE gene encoding lipid asymmetry maintenance ABC transporter permease subunit MlaE: protein MSNLLAALGARVLNMLRGWGRAAIFFVDLLAALLPALRRPGLIVEQIHAIGNRSLLIILASGMAVGFVLALQLYNTLITFGAAESLGLVVNLSLVRELGPVVTALLFAGRAGTSLTAEIGLMKAGEQIAALELMALDPRQRVLAPRFLAGVVAMPLLAILFSAIGIAGAWLVAVGLIGIDAGNFWSIQQNGVDVWRDVGNGVVKSFVFGIICTAVALYQGYETEATPEGVAYATTRTVVVASLGVLSMDFLLTALMFSAPR from the coding sequence ATGAGCAACTTGCTGGCCGCACTCGGCGCCCGGGTGCTCAACATGCTGCGCGGCTGGGGCCGGGCCGCGATCTTTTTCGTCGACCTGCTGGCTGCGCTGCTGCCGGCGCTGCGGCGGCCGGGCCTGATCGTCGAGCAGATCCATGCCATCGGCAACCGCTCGCTGCTGATCATCCTGGCCTCGGGCATGGCGGTGGGCTTCGTGCTCGCGCTGCAGCTCTACAACACGCTGATCACCTTTGGCGCGGCCGAGTCGCTGGGCCTGGTGGTCAACCTGAGCCTGGTGCGCGAGCTGGGCCCGGTGGTCACGGCCCTGCTGTTTGCCGGCCGCGCCGGCACCTCGCTGACGGCCGAGATCGGACTGATGAAGGCCGGCGAGCAGATCGCCGCGCTGGAGTTGATGGCGCTCGATCCGCGCCAGCGCGTCCTCGCGCCGCGCTTCCTGGCCGGCGTGGTGGCCATGCCGCTGCTGGCCATCCTGTTCTCGGCCATCGGCATTGCCGGGGCCTGGCTGGTGGCCGTGGGCCTGATCGGCATCGACGCCGGCAACTTCTGGTCGATCCAGCAAAACGGCGTGGACGTGTGGCGCGATGTGGGCAACGGCGTGGTCAAGAGCTTCGTCTTCGGCATCATCTGCACCGCCGTGGCGCTGTACCAGGGTTACGAAACCGAGGCCACGCCCGAAGGTGTGGCCTACGCCACCACCCGCACCGTGGTGGTGGCCTCGCTGGGCGTGCTGAGCATGGACTTCCTGCTCACCGCGCTGATGTTCTCGGCCCCGCGCTGA
- a CDS encoding STAS domain-containing protein, which yields MADTALISLPATLTLADARATLQRLAPQLAAADAPVLDASALQVLDSAAVALLLECRRQAAARGRTLRVTGAPPKLAQLAQLYGVAELLAL from the coding sequence ATGGCCGACACCGCCCTGATCTCGCTGCCGGCCACGCTGACCCTGGCCGATGCGCGCGCCACGCTGCAGCGCCTGGCGCCGCAGCTGGCCGCGGCCGACGCACCGGTGCTCGACGCCTCGGCGCTGCAGGTGCTGGATTCGGCCGCGGTGGCCCTGCTGCTGGAGTGCCGCCGCCAGGCCGCGGCGCGTGGCCGCACGCTGCGCGTCACCGGCGCGCCGCCCAAGCTGGCCCAGCTGGCGCAGCTGTACGGCGTGGCCGAGCTGCTGGCGCTGTAA
- a CDS encoding MlaC/ttg2D family ABC transporter substrate-binding protein — translation MLRRRWISAAGLALAAATWAAAPALHAEPLGAEAFVKQLSAEVMDTAKTDKSIQNGDIGKIRSLVDSKVMPHVNFERMTAMSVGPQWRSATPEQKKRMLEEFKTLMINTYSGALTQVKDQAVVVKPLRAAADATELVVRSEVRGKGDPIQLDYRLEKAGEGWKIYDVNVGGFWLVEAYKGQFAKDLSAGGLDALIKRLGDKNKSLASAPKS, via the coding sequence ATGTTGCGACGTCGCTGGATTTCCGCTGCCGGCCTGGCCCTGGCGGCCGCCACCTGGGCCGCCGCCCCGGCACTGCATGCCGAGCCACTGGGCGCCGAGGCCTTCGTCAAGCAGCTGTCGGCCGAGGTCATGGACACGGCCAAGACCGACAAGTCGATCCAGAACGGCGACATCGGCAAGATCCGCTCGCTGGTCGACAGCAAGGTCATGCCGCACGTGAACTTCGAGCGCATGACGGCCATGTCGGTGGGCCCGCAGTGGCGCAGCGCCACGCCCGAGCAGAAGAAGCGCATGCTCGAAGAGTTCAAGACCCTGATGATCAACACCTACTCGGGTGCGCTCACGCAGGTGAAGGACCAGGCGGTGGTGGTCAAGCCGCTGCGCGCCGCGGCCGATGCCACCGAACTGGTGGTGCGCAGCGAGGTGCGTGGCAAGGGCGATCCGATCCAGCTCGACTACCGCCTCGAGAAGGCCGGCGAGGGCTGGAAGATCTATGACGTCAACGTCGGCGGCTTCTGGCTGGTGGAGGCCTACAAGGGCCAGTTCGCCAAGGACCTGTCGGCCGGCGGCCTCGATGCGCTGATCAAGCGCCTGGGCGACAAGAACAAGTCGCTGGCCTCGGCGCCCAAGAGCTGA
- a CDS encoding ABC transporter ATP-binding protein, with the protein MSASDTLIEIDHVTFGYDSSRTILNDVSLRFQRGKVTAVLGNSGCGKTTLLRLIGGVHGATAGRVVFDGEVVDVHNRPQLYRLRRRLGMLFQFGALFTDLTVYENVAFPLREMTDLPEPLIHDIVLMKLNAVGLRGAAGLKISEVSGGMARRVALARAIALDPELIMYDEPFAGLDLISMGVAAKLIRTLNDVTGATSIVISHDVPECMAISDWVVLMAGGGRIVAQGTPAELMGSSDPEVRQFVRGEPDGPVKFHYPAPPLADDFGLGATAAGGRA; encoded by the coding sequence TTGAGCGCCTCCGACACCCTGATCGAGATCGACCACGTCACGTTCGGCTACGACAGCAGTCGCACCATCCTGAACGACGTGAGCCTGCGTTTCCAACGCGGCAAGGTCACGGCTGTGCTGGGCAACTCGGGCTGCGGCAAGACCACGCTGCTGCGCCTGATCGGCGGCGTGCATGGCGCCACGGCAGGCCGGGTGGTGTTCGACGGCGAAGTGGTCGACGTGCACAACCGCCCGCAGCTCTACCGCCTGCGCCGGCGCCTGGGCATGCTGTTCCAGTTCGGGGCGCTGTTCACCGATCTGACGGTGTACGAGAACGTCGCCTTCCCGCTGCGCGAGATGACCGACCTGCCCGAGCCGCTGATCCACGACATCGTGCTGATGAAGCTCAATGCCGTGGGCCTGCGCGGTGCCGCAGGGCTGAAGATCAGCGAGGTGTCGGGCGGCATGGCGCGGCGCGTGGCGCTGGCGCGCGCCATCGCGCTGGACCCCGAGCTGATCATGTACGACGAGCCCTTTGCCGGGCTCGACCTGATCAGCATGGGCGTGGCCGCCAAGCTGATCCGCACGCTCAACGATGTCACCGGCGCCACCTCCATCGTCATCTCGCACGACGTGCCCGAATGCATGGCCATCAGTGACTGGGTGGTGCTGATGGCCGGCGGAGGCCGCATCGTGGCCCAGGGCACGCCGGCCGAGCTGATGGGCTCCAGCGACCCCGAGGTGCGCCAGTTCGTGCGTGGCGAGCCCGACGGTCCGGTGAAATTCCATTACCCCGCACCGCCCCTGGCCGACGACTTCGGTCTGGGCGCCACAGCCGCCGGAGGCCGGGCATGA
- a CDS encoding MlaA family lipoprotein, which produces MRHDTPLRRWLGALLLLASLALGGCATLPSPSDGPGRLTQKDPFERFNRHVFAFNEGLDEVAIKPAALLYQSLVPQPLRTGVDNFLGNLGDAWTTVNLFLQAKPVQGLNMGLRSAVNTVFGFGGVLDIAEEAGLERTSVEDLGQTLGRWGVKSGPYLVLPFLGPSTLRDGSALLLDIRDSGPALVFQEPRDRYGASFVQLLNTRVKLLNAGRVLDDIALDKYVLMRDAYLARRRSLIYDGEPPEDDAP; this is translated from the coding sequence ATGAGGCATGACACGCCGCTGCGCCGCTGGCTCGGCGCCCTGCTGCTGCTGGCCAGCCTGGCGCTGGGTGGCTGCGCCACGCTGCCCTCGCCGTCCGACGGCCCCGGCCGGCTGACCCAGAAAGACCCGTTCGAGCGCTTCAATCGCCATGTCTTCGCGTTCAACGAGGGCCTGGACGAGGTGGCGATCAAGCCGGCCGCGCTGCTCTACCAAAGCCTGGTGCCGCAGCCGCTGCGCACCGGGGTCGACAACTTCCTGGGCAACCTGGGCGATGCCTGGACCACGGTGAACCTGTTCCTGCAGGCCAAGCCGGTGCAGGGCCTGAACATGGGCCTGCGCAGCGCGGTGAACACCGTGTTCGGCTTCGGTGGCGTGCTCGACATCGCCGAGGAGGCCGGGCTCGAACGCACCAGCGTCGAGGATCTTGGCCAGACCCTGGGCCGCTGGGGCGTCAAGAGCGGCCCCTACCTGGTGCTGCCCTTCCTGGGCCCGTCGACGCTGCGCGACGGCTCGGCCCTGCTGCTCGACATCCGCGACTCCGGCCCGGCGCTGGTGTTCCAGGAGCCGCGCGATCGCTATGGCGCCAGCTTCGTGCAGCTGCTCAACACGCGGGTCAAGCTGCTCAACGCCGGGCGCGTGCTCGACGACATCGCGCTCGACAAGTACGTGTTGATGCGCGACGCCTACCTGGCGCGCCGCCGCAGCCTGATCTACGACGGCGAGCCGCCCGAAGACGACGCGCCCTGA